In Papaver somniferum cultivar HN1 chromosome 9, ASM357369v1, whole genome shotgun sequence, the genomic stretch CTGTAACTGTAAATTTGGCTATGCAGGAAATCCTTATGTTACCAGTATAACTGGTGGTGGTTGCCAAGGTAATACTTGCCTTTTACTATTGCCagtacttaaacattcaatttgtTCATTCTCAAATTTACATTCATCATGCAAATTAGTGGAAAATGAAAAACTCTGTATGTCGTCGATCAAACCTCAAGAGATGTGGTCAAGATCCTCAAAATAATTGGATCATCTCTAAAAGGATACTACTGGACGTATAAAACCAAAAGGATTGTGGTAGTACGCATCGGTACCTGAAAGACCTGATTCCGAACGCCTACAGTTTCCCTCTTTCTTTTGAATGATGAGTAATTGACCTATTTCATTTTAATGGAAAAATTCTAAGCAGATATTGATGAATGCAATGAATCAAGCCCGTGCAAGAATGGAGATATATGCAGGAATACACTTGGGGGATACAGCTGTGATTGTGCACCTGGTAAAAACCTGGAATTAAATGCACAAAGATTACAAGTCTGTACGCCGGACAAAGGAAGACTTCCCGTTGTTGTGGTTGTAACATTAGGTATACAATTTACAAACAAATTTCAAAACTCTTGCTGTGATGACTTTCATATATTGTACAGAACTTAAACATGAGACACTATTCTTTGACATGGTCAACAGGTACTGGAGTAAGTCTAGCTATAATACTTTTACTTGGGATGGGCTTTTGGTTTTACAACAGATTTGAGAAGAGAAAGCAAATGAAACTGAAGCAGAAGCACTTCGCAAGGAATGGTGGGTTGTTATTTAAGCTAAAGTTGACTTCGAATGATGGCAGAGTTGAAAAGGCAGCCAAAATCTTTGTAGCCGAAGAATTAGAGAAGATAACAGATAACTTCAATCCAAGTCGAATCATTGGTAAAGGAGGTTTTGGTACAGTTTTTAAAGGCATGTTACCGGATGGTGAAATAGTAGCAATTAAGAAATCTACATTGGTAGACACAAAACAAGTTGATCAGTTCATAAACGAAGTCGTTATTCTTTCGCAGATCAACCACAGGCACATAGTAAAATTGTTAAGTTGTTGTTTAGAAACCCAAGTTCCCTTGCTGGTCTACGAGTCCGTCTCTAGTGGGACACTCTCAGATCATCTTCATGTTGAGGAGGGTGATATTTACACTCAGACGCTTCAATACCAATCTATCATAGAGACATAAAAACCACCAATATCCTCTTGGATGGGAAATACAAGTCTCCGACTTCGGGATTTCTAGATCAGCACCTATAGATACAACCCACTTAACCACACTTGTGCAGGGAACCTTTGGTTACTTAGACCCTGAATACTTCCATTCAAGCCAGTTCACCGATAAGAGTGATGTCTATAGCTTCGGAATAGTTCTCCTGGAACTCTTAACGGCAGTTTCTAAAATCAGACACGAAGCAGAGAAGAGTTTAGCATTATATTTCATAAAATCACTGAAAGAAAACCGTCTGTCAGAAATATTAGATGCTCGAGTTCTTAATGAAGGAGACACTGATGATGTTTTGGTTGTTGCTCAACTAGCCAAAAGATGTTTGAAATATGTTGGAAAGAAAAGGCCGACCATGAAAGAAGCATCACATAGTTTGGAGGGTTTGCATGGCATATATTGGACGGTTCACCTAGCACTTCAGTTAGCAGCCTTTGTTGAATTGTATTCTATTACTGTTGTGTTCGCATTTTTTTAGTATGATTGATGTTTCACCAACTTGAGAGAGAGATGATGACCGCCGGACGGTGATTCGGTGAGTATCCACAAGTTGACTATTTACTGAAACACTTTTACTCCTTTCCTGTTGTTTTTTTGCTTGATTCTTTGTTCTGCTGATGAACAGAAATCCATGCCAAGTGCCTAGCTCTTACCTTATAATCACATTCTTTGTTCTTGCAGGATAACGTACACTACCTAGACAACTGCATCTAGTATGCATGGGAAGTGGGAACCCGTAATCTCATACATACTGCTAGAGTTCCAATTCACATGTGTTTTCCTTTTTCTGTCAAGAGGGTCATCCTCTACTATCATCACAATAGGACCACAAATTTTTGTACCGAaatcaatttttgtttttatttaaatGGTTAAGAGATGAGATTGGAGGATGGGATCGAAATTTCAGGTGTACAAACACGGATTTATGAAATTCTGTCACTGAAATTCATAAACTGGATAGAGCGCGCTGTTGGGGACTGGCATAAAGAGTAAAGGAGCCGGTTGGTCAAAACTGTCAGTCTACCAAGAATTTTTCAAATTATTTATGCAGTTCACACatgcttttttttttgctgttgctGATAAGATATCCTGCACtatatcttcatctttttcttGGATTCTTCTGCATTACATTACTTAATTCACCGAAAAACGTGGATAGTTGATTTGAACCCATCACTGCtttaaatgaaaattttcattattcAATATATATTTCAATCATGGTTGTATATATAAATAAACATCAGTTCACATCTAGAAATCTCACTCAAAGAAGAGTAGTAGTGGCAAACAGTGCTTAATTATTGAAAGATGaacacattttcttcttctttacttttctcattcttcattttcttctatgTTTTCTCATCTACATCACAACTACTAGTTAAAGCTGAAGTTCCAGCAGCAAAGACATTCAAGTATGTCAACGAAGGTATGAACTACTTCGGCCTTGTCGAAAACAATGCAAATTATCGTCCACTGAAAATCACAAACTATCCATTTCGTCTTTGCTTTTTCAATACCACTCCAGATTCATACATTCTTGGTCTTGGGATTGGTAATGCAAATTCGACGTCGCTCATGCGTTGGGTTTGGACAGCTAACCATGCTCGTCCTGTTCGCAATAAAGCTAAACTCATCTTCAGTCAGAATGGGAACCTTGAATTAGTTGACACAGATGGACGGGTGGCTTGGCAAACTCGAACTGCCAACAAGGGTGTTGTTGATATCAAGCTACTTCCTAATGGTAATTTAGTTCTTGTCGACAGGAAAGGAGTGTTCGTCTGGCAAAGCTTTGATTACCCAACCAATACACTCTTGGTTGGACAGGGCCTTCGACTAGGAAGTTCCGGTGGTGCTAGTCGACTAACTAATGGAGCTTATAGCATGGTTTTGGATACAGAAGAAGTTAACTTGTTGTTCCAGAGCCCTCTTTCATCAAAACCGTTGCGTTATTACAACTTAATAAGATCTGGCGATGGTCAATTACACAACGTGACCTTCAACATTGCCCCTGCTGCAGATGGTCCAGACTACTCTAATGAGTTGCGACTAGAGTATGTAAATAACTACCATGGACTTAGTGGGACTACCCAAACCAAATACAACAGCACTTTATCAATCTACCGACTCAGTTCAGATGGCAATCTTCACATCTATACGTACTACGAAAAAGGTCGCAAGGACGCGTGGGAAGAGACCTACACCGAGTTCACTAGTTCTTGGTACGCCGGTGAGTGTTTGTTGCCTGAGAAGTGTGGGACATTAGGAATTTGCGAGAATAGTCAGTGTGTAGCTTGTCCTATGCCAAAAGGATTAATGGGCTGGAGCAAGGATTGCAAGCCCATGAATTTACCTTCTTGCGAAGTTGGTGCAGCAAATGTGAGTTACTACAGAGTAGATGGTGTTGATCATTTCTTCGATACCAATAATGAAGGAAAAGGGCCAATGAAAATTGATGAGTGTAGAAAGAAATGCAGCAATGACTGCAAATGCATGGCTTTCTTTTATAGAAAGGATACTTCCATGTGTTTGCTTACTGTGCAACTCAATACCCTGATCAAAGCCCAAGATAGTTCAAGTGCAGAGAGAGTCACTTACATTAAGTATGTTGAGCAGTAGTTCAGAAGCTCTCCATCATTCTATCTAGAAAACAAGCTCTCCCTGATTCCATCTTCGTGTAGTACCATATCTGTGAAAATTCCATCTTATCCTGCTGTTTCACCATTGTATAGGATGATGAATATCTACTATCTTTGTTTCACAACTTTAATTTGCGATCGGTGTGCGGTTATAGgccttcttttttctttaacACAAAAGACTTTCACAAAGTGACGTTCTTGACCCAAACCGAATACCTCTAAGTTTGTTCAGAACCCATATAGGTACCATATCTCTCGGTTGCATCTTCCTTGGGAAATAGTGTAGCTCAACATCAATATCACACTTACTATGAGCATGCTGCAAGCCTACAATTGTTACTCTTTACCTGATAATGTCATTTCCATGTACTCTTTTTGGAAGCAATTTCTGAAGCATCATCTTGTATAAAGGGTTTACACAataatctttttaaaatatgaGTGTACTCATATTTTGAAATTTTCATTCCGTTTTACAAATTTTGAATATTCAAAGATCCCTAATTGTTTACCAATTTACAGTTTTTGCCATTTTGTTAAACATTTAATATCAAAATTAAATTGGTGAATATTATCTTTTACAAGCTAATTTGTAGGATGATTAGTTTCAGTGAATATAATTTGACCGAGATTATTTAGGGAGGTTTGAAAAAAGGTGGACTGATATAAATGAATGAGGCTAGATCTTGTTGCAAACTATTTTTCTTGCTCATTTGATTTTTtactatacaaaatctacataTCGAGCAAAAACGAATCCGTTTTTGTGTTTTGTTTGACCGAGATTATTTAGGGAGGCTTGAAAAAAAGTGGCCTGATATAAATGAATGAGGCTAGATCTTTTTGCAATCATTTTTCTTGTTCATTTGATTCTCCTTATCAAGCAAAAACGAATCCGATTTTGTTTTTTGGATTTCGTTTTTGCATAGACATATGCTAATGTGCTTCCGCTTCTACTTTTGTGATCAAGAATCGAAGATCAATCTGAAAGGTATTGTTGGAACTTGGGAGGGAAATAATTTATGTGTCATCGTTTGGTTACCGAAGTATCTAAATAGTATATCAAACTTCCTTCCTTTCACAAAAATGTTTTCGTAAAACGTTTTTGTAGAacattgatttctttttcttttttgcacaAACGAATATTACCATGTTGGTACTGCTAGG encodes the following:
- the LOC113314400 gene encoding epidermis-specific secreted glycoprotein EP1-like: MNTFSSSLLFSFFIFFYVFSSTSQLLVKAEVPAAKTFKYVNEGMNYFGLVENNANYRPLKITNYPFRLCFFNTTPDSYILGLGIGNANSTSLMRWVWTANHARPVRNKAKLIFSQNGNLELVDTDGRVAWQTRTANKGVVDIKLLPNGNLVLVDRKGVFVWQSFDYPTNTLLVGQGLRLGSSGGASRLTNGAYSMVLDTEEVNLLFQSPLSSKPLRYYNLIRSGDGQLHNVTFNIAPAADGPDYSNELRLEYVNNYHGLSGTTQTKYNSTLSIYRLSSDGNLHIYTYYEKGRKDAWEETYTEFTSSWYAGECLLPEKCGTLGICENSQCVACPMPKGLMGWSKDCKPMNLPSCEVGAANVSYYRVDGVDHFFDTNNEGKGPMKIDECRKKCSNDCKCMAFFYRKDTSMCLLTVQLNTLIKAQDSSSAERVTYIKYVEQ